The proteins below are encoded in one region of Amycolatopsis magusensis:
- a CDS encoding zinc-binding dehydrogenase, translating to MANRTEAAVLTEHGSALTLRELPLPEEPEPGAALVRITCTTLCGTDVHLWSGRMTFPGMLPMVLGHEMVGEVVATGPGTTDALGRELVPGDRIGWSESTCGKCYGCTILREPVACDNRGYGFRQRADVPPYATGGLVRYCYVTPGAAKLVLPDDVKDTWASMSGCAGKTVLRAVARSGGIRPGATVVIQGAGALGVFATAVARISGAGDVITIGGPADRLETAERFGATATIPVDGTSEERIERVQQLTGGRGADHVFDFAGGPTIGEEAVAFAAQRGTVAIVGSTGPEPSPVALGTVMGKELTVVGSLNGDIADYHRSVGFFRTFAGRMPWDELFSAPVGLSEASARLESMAELGELKAVIDPRLS from the coding sequence ATGGCCAACAGAACCGAAGCCGCGGTGCTCACCGAGCACGGGTCCGCGCTGACGCTGCGGGAACTCCCGCTGCCGGAGGAGCCGGAACCGGGCGCCGCACTGGTCCGGATCACCTGCACCACGTTGTGCGGCACCGATGTCCACCTCTGGTCGGGGCGGATGACCTTCCCCGGCATGCTGCCGATGGTGCTGGGCCACGAAATGGTCGGCGAAGTGGTGGCCACCGGACCCGGCACCACCGACGCGCTGGGCCGGGAACTCGTGCCCGGCGACCGCATCGGCTGGTCCGAATCGACCTGCGGGAAGTGTTACGGCTGCACGATCCTGCGTGAGCCGGTCGCGTGCGACAACCGCGGTTACGGCTTCCGCCAGCGCGCCGACGTGCCCCCGTACGCCACCGGTGGACTCGTGCGTTACTGCTACGTCACGCCCGGCGCGGCCAAGCTGGTGCTGCCCGACGACGTCAAGGACACCTGGGCCTCGATGTCCGGCTGCGCGGGCAAAACCGTGCTGCGGGCGGTCGCGCGATCGGGTGGCATCCGTCCCGGTGCGACGGTCGTGATCCAGGGCGCGGGGGCGCTCGGGGTGTTCGCCACCGCGGTCGCGCGCATTTCCGGAGCCGGTGACGTGATCACCATCGGCGGCCCGGCCGACCGGCTCGAAACCGCGGAGCGTTTCGGCGCGACAGCCACGATCCCGGTCGACGGCACATCCGAGGAACGCATCGAGCGCGTCCAGCAGCTCACCGGCGGACGCGGCGCCGACCACGTCTTCGACTTCGCCGGCGGTCCGACCATCGGCGAGGAAGCCGTCGCGTTCGCCGCCCAGCGCGGCACCGTGGCGATCGTCGGGTCGACCGGCCCCGAGCCGTCCCCGGTCGCGCTGGGCACGGTGATGGGCAAGGAACTCACCGTCGTCGGCTCGCTCAACGGCGACATCGCCGACTACCACCGCTCGGTGGGCTTCTTCCGCACCTTCGCCGGCCGGATGCCGTGGGACGAGCTGTTCAGCGCGCCCGTCGGCCTGTCCGAAGCCTCCGCCCGCCTCGAATCGATGGCGGAACTCGGCGAGCTCAAGGCCGTCATCGATCCCCGTCTGTCCTAG
- a CDS encoding amidohydrolase yields MSSPRIRPASLVVRGGPIHTFDPEGTVVDALAVRDGRIVALGADVVAGPDTEVLELAGRTVLPGINDSHLHAVWLGTRWPDTLIGPTGFAGGEEKAVDRRTAILRAGELCASLGITSYTEPGLGPGETGCFAPEVLDEYASLAAEGLLRSRVTVLRLFGLLDGVSSLADFRRGLDSPMPNADPRWLNVHGVKIFADGIPPMRSAWTHHCYTDGSHGSLLVDSEEDLVAMIELAHEAGMVVGVHATGDRSIEAVLGSLRRGDHLVHGDLVTADQLARMASRGIGLTTQPAIAMAMRAMVAEALGGEVAARAWPLAEMLDSGVPLTLSSDAPVVTPDWRVHLAAAARLLGVSGVDSVLMERLLRCYTTTAAAQDGAADWKGSLTVGRVADFCVLDANPLEVAFAELPEVGVELTVTGGRVVYSGEQLSAVDRQAHAGEMAGFGGGQEQH; encoded by the coding sequence ATGTCTTCGCCCCGCATCCGTCCCGCGTCGCTGGTGGTCCGCGGCGGGCCGATCCACACGTTCGATCCCGAAGGCACGGTGGTGGACGCGCTCGCGGTGCGGGACGGCCGGATCGTCGCGCTCGGTGCCGACGTGGTCGCCGGACCGGACACCGAAGTGCTCGAACTGGCCGGGAGAACCGTGCTGCCCGGCATCAACGACTCGCACCTGCACGCGGTCTGGCTCGGCACGCGCTGGCCGGACACGCTCATCGGGCCCACGGGATTCGCTGGTGGCGAAGAGAAAGCGGTCGACCGCCGGACCGCGATCCTGCGGGCGGGCGAGCTGTGCGCGTCACTCGGCATCACCAGCTACACCGAGCCGGGCCTGGGGCCGGGGGAGACCGGCTGCTTCGCGCCGGAGGTGCTCGACGAATACGCTTCCCTGGCGGCGGAAGGGCTGCTGCGGTCCCGGGTGACCGTGTTGCGGTTGTTCGGCCTGCTCGACGGGGTCAGTTCGCTGGCGGACTTCCGGCGTGGCCTGGATTCGCCGATGCCGAATGCTGATCCGCGGTGGCTCAACGTGCACGGTGTGAAGATCTTCGCCGACGGCATTCCGCCGATGCGATCCGCGTGGACGCACCACTGCTACACCGACGGTTCCCACGGTTCTCTGCTCGTCGACAGCGAAGAGGACCTGGTGGCGATGATCGAGCTGGCGCACGAGGCCGGGATGGTGGTCGGTGTGCACGCCACCGGCGATCGCAGTATCGAGGCCGTGCTCGGGTCGCTCCGGCGGGGTGATCACCTCGTGCACGGCGACCTGGTCACGGCGGATCAGCTGGCACGGATGGCATCCCGGGGCATCGGCCTGACCACGCAACCCGCGATCGCGATGGCCATGAGGGCGATGGTCGCCGAGGCGCTGGGTGGCGAGGTCGCGGCTCGCGCGTGGCCGCTGGCGGAGATGCTGGACTCGGGGGTGCCGCTGACGTTGAGCAGTGACGCGCCGGTGGTCACCCCGGACTGGCGGGTGCACCTGGCCGCGGCCGCGCGGTTGCTCGGAGTGTCCGGTGTGGACTCAGTGCTGATGGAACGGTTGCTGCGCTGCTACACGACCACGGCCGCCGCGCAGGATGGGGCGGCGGACTGGAAGGGTTCGCTGACGGTGGGCCGGGTCGCCGACTTCTGCGTACTGGACGCGAATCCGCTCGAAGTCGCCTTCGCCGAACTGCCCGAGGTCGGCGTCGAGCTGACCGTGACCGGCGGCCGGGTCGTGTACTCAGGTGAGCAGCTGTCCGCCGTCGACCGGCAGGCTCACGCCGGTGAGATGGCCGGCTTCGGGGGAGGCCAGGAACAGCACTGA
- a CDS encoding SDR family NAD(P)-dependent oxidoreductase — protein sequence MNKRTVVVTGGASGIGRGIAEAFRSDGHRVVVADIDINAAAADVHLDISDAASVDAALALITREYGPIDVLVNNAGLAGGGGPLVSLDLEVFDRCVAVNFRGTFLMTRAVGAHMIAAGTRGAIVNISSIGARQPTPGLGHYEATKAAVDALTRSAALELAPHGIRVNAVAPGPVLTPMTAGFASDTAARSAWEARIPKGSIASVADVVPSVLFLASPEAGHLTGVSLPVDGGQLLT from the coding sequence ATGAACAAGAGAACCGTGGTGGTGACCGGCGGTGCCAGTGGCATCGGCCGCGGGATCGCCGAAGCCTTCCGTTCCGACGGCCACCGGGTGGTCGTCGCCGACATCGATATCAACGCTGCCGCCGCCGACGTCCACCTGGACATCTCCGACGCCGCCTCGGTCGACGCCGCGCTGGCGCTGATCACCCGCGAGTACGGGCCGATCGACGTGCTGGTGAACAACGCCGGGCTCGCCGGTGGCGGCGGACCACTGGTGAGCCTGGATCTCGAGGTGTTCGACCGCTGCGTCGCGGTGAACTTCCGGGGCACCTTCCTGATGACGCGAGCGGTCGGCGCGCACATGATCGCGGCGGGCACCCGGGGCGCGATCGTGAACATCTCGTCGATCGGCGCCCGCCAGCCGACGCCCGGACTCGGCCACTACGAAGCCACCAAGGCCGCCGTCGACGCGCTCACCCGCTCGGCCGCGCTGGAACTGGCGCCCCATGGCATCCGCGTCAACGCGGTCGCGCCCGGCCCGGTCCTCACCCCGATGACCGCCGGGTTCGCCTCGGACACCGCGGCTCGTTCGGCTTGGGAAGCGAGGATTCCCAAGGGTTCCATCGCTTCCGTCGCCGACGTGGTGCCCTCAGTGCTGTTCCTGGCCTCCCCCGAAGCCGGCCATCTCACCGGCGTGAGCCTGCCGGTCGACGGCGGACAGCTGCTCACCTGA
- a CDS encoding alpha/beta hydrolase, with amino-acid sequence MTAFDPELAEALRELPAGPPLSAETLPAVRRAMVEANLTCAEAIGDRDLVWTDHAVPGTEVVVTVSKPRVPEPGAPGFYNIHGGGMVVDNRFADLPRLVPLIEEFGFVAVTVDYRLAPEHPHPAPLEDCYAGLTWMAANAVELGFDPAKLVVGGGSAGGGLSAGIALLARDRGGPALAGQLLLCPMIDDRGTSSSTVEFAERGVWSRASNEFGWRSLLNGGSSPYAVPATATDLSGLPSAFIEVGAAEIFRDEDVDYARRLWLAGVPTELHVWAGAYHGFDRIAPDSEVSRAALATRSSWLRRTIGRA; translated from the coding sequence GTGACCGCCTTCGACCCCGAGCTGGCCGAAGCCCTGCGCGAGCTGCCCGCCGGACCGCCGTTGAGCGCCGAAACGCTGCCCGCCGTCCGCCGGGCGATGGTGGAGGCGAACCTGACCTGTGCCGAAGCGATCGGCGACCGGGATCTGGTGTGGACAGACCATGCGGTACCCGGCACGGAGGTGGTCGTCACGGTCTCCAAGCCCAGGGTTCCCGAGCCGGGAGCACCCGGGTTCTACAACATCCACGGCGGCGGCATGGTGGTGGACAACCGTTTCGCCGACCTGCCGCGGCTGGTCCCGCTCATCGAAGAGTTCGGCTTCGTGGCGGTCACCGTCGACTACCGGCTGGCCCCGGAACACCCACACCCCGCGCCGCTCGAGGACTGCTACGCGGGCCTGACCTGGATGGCCGCCAACGCGGTTGAGCTCGGCTTCGACCCGGCCAAGCTGGTCGTCGGCGGCGGCAGTGCGGGTGGCGGGCTCAGCGCCGGAATCGCGCTGCTGGCGCGTGATCGGGGAGGTCCCGCGCTGGCCGGACAGTTGCTGCTGTGCCCGATGATCGACGACCGCGGTACCTCCTCGTCCACTGTGGAATTCGCCGAGCGCGGGGTGTGGAGCCGGGCCAGCAACGAGTTCGGCTGGCGATCGCTGCTGAACGGCGGCAGCTCGCCCTATGCCGTCCCGGCCACCGCCACCGACCTCTCCGGGTTGCCCTCGGCGTTCATCGAGGTCGGCGCGGCCGAAATCTTCCGCGACGAGGACGTCGACTACGCCCGGCGCCTGTGGCTGGCGGGCGTGCCGACGGAACTGCACGTCTGGGCGGGTGCGTACCACGGGTTCGACCGCATCGCCCCGGACAGCGAGGTCAGCCGGGCCGCGCTCGCCACCCGGTCGTCCTGGCTGCGCCGCACTATCGGCCGAGCATGA
- a CDS encoding aldo/keto reductase, producing MSAIPQRRIGRDGPLTGVLSLGSWHTYDRMDFREAVTMLRTAVDAGITLFDVAVYGFPSSAPVFTDVLFSAMVRAAGLRREDYLLSAKLWLEGYPAQSLRDQLENALFRAGTEHADLVVLGDLRREDTDLHQLVLDLDGLRRAGLIRQWGVNNWSATTIRALHEFAEAEHVPGPAIAQLKYSVARRSIADGEPFAKVFGEFGVTLQSSDIFEGGVLLGKNSGARQVGRDPGDIRQRIADSAEDLRKLAGDLGTTPAQLCLAFTLTHPANTTTLFGATSTEQLRDNLGAVDLVERVGAKQLRELVEPFWADRGVVDPEGP from the coding sequence ATGTCCGCCATCCCGCAACGCCGCATCGGCCGCGACGGCCCGCTCACCGGCGTGCTCTCGCTCGGCTCCTGGCACACCTACGACCGGATGGACTTCCGTGAAGCGGTGACCATGCTCCGCACCGCGGTCGACGCCGGGATCACGCTCTTCGACGTCGCCGTCTACGGCTTTCCCAGCAGTGCTCCGGTGTTCACCGACGTGCTGTTCTCCGCCATGGTGCGCGCGGCCGGGCTCCGGCGTGAGGACTACCTGCTGTCGGCGAAGCTGTGGCTGGAGGGATATCCGGCCCAGAGCCTGCGCGACCAGCTGGAGAACGCGTTGTTCCGCGCCGGGACCGAGCACGCGGACCTGGTGGTGCTCGGCGACCTCCGGCGCGAAGACACCGATCTGCACCAGCTCGTGCTCGACCTGGACGGCCTGCGCCGGGCCGGGCTGATCCGGCAGTGGGGCGTGAACAACTGGTCGGCCACCACCATCCGCGCCCTGCACGAGTTCGCCGAGGCCGAGCACGTGCCCGGCCCGGCCATCGCGCAGCTGAAGTACAGCGTGGCCCGGCGGTCCATTGCGGACGGTGAACCGTTCGCGAAGGTGTTCGGCGAGTTCGGGGTCACGCTGCAGTCGTCGGACATCTTCGAAGGCGGGGTGCTGCTGGGCAAGAACAGCGGCGCGCGTCAGGTCGGCCGCGATCCCGGCGACATCCGCCAGCGCATCGCCGACTCCGCCGAGGACCTGCGCAAGCTCGCCGGCGACCTCGGCACCACACCGGCCCAGCTGTGCCTGGCCTTCACCCTGACCCACCCGGCGAACACCACCACCCTGTTCGGCGCCACCAGCACCGAGCAGCTGCGGGACAACCTGGGCGCGGTCGACCTCGTCGAGCGCGTGGGCGCGAAGCAGCTGCGGGAACTGGTCGAGCCGTTCTGGGCGGACCGCGGGGTCGTCGATCCGGAGGGCCCGTGA